GTGAGCCTCACAAACTCCTCTTCCGTCAAAACCTTAACCCCCAGCTTTTTCGCTTTATCGTACTTGGAACCGGGATCGGTCCCGGCGACGACATAGTCGGTCTCTTTGGAGACTGCCGAACTGGCCGAGCCGCCGAGCTGGCGGACCAACTCTTCCGCTTCCGGCCGGGTGTAGTGTTCCATCCCGCCGGTGAAAACAAACTTCTTCCCCTTAAGCGGTTTCGGCCCCTTGATCCCTTGCTCCCTTGTCTTCACC
This window of the Candidatus Margulisiibacteriota bacterium genome carries:
- a CDS encoding NAD-dependent DNA ligase LigA, with protein sequence LAKVHEIGPKVAEGIVVFFKEKENRHLIEKLKKAGVKTREQGIKGPKPLKGKKFVFTGGMEHYTRPEAEELVRQLGGSASSAVSKETDYVVAGTDPGSKYDKAKKLGVKVLTEEEFVRLTKKT